In a genomic window of Aggregatimonas sangjinii:
- a CDS encoding DUF4212 domain-containing protein, which produces MIDKQKKATAYWKENVRYLFILLFIWFAVSYGAGILFKDALDTIKIGGFKLGFWFAQQGSIYVFVILIFVYVRLMNKLDKKYGYDE; this is translated from the coding sequence ATGATTGACAAACAGAAGAAAGCAACCGCCTACTGGAAAGAAAACGTAAGATACCTTTTCATACTCCTGTTCATATGGTTCGCAGTTTCCTACGGGGCTGGAATCCTTTTTAAAGATGCCCTGGACACCATTAAAATAGGCGGTTTCAAACTCGGTTTTTGGTTCGCTCAGCAGGGATCCATTTATGTATTCGTCATTTTAATCTTCGTATATGTACGTTTGATGAACAAGCTCGATAAAAAATACGGGTATGATGAATAG